One Haloterrigena salifodinae DNA window includes the following coding sequences:
- a CDS encoding sugar phosphate nucleotidyltransferase, with protein MDAIVLAGGYATRLWPITKHRPKMFLPVGDTTVIGDVLEDLETDARIDDVYVSTNERFADAFEDHLETHDYQKPQLSIEDTTDEDEKFGVIGALAQLVDRENLSDDTIVIAGDNLLSFDVSEFVDFFRQRETPTLAAYDVGDYGRATSYGVLELDDDGREIVAFEEKPDDPPSTLVSVACYGFRAEDLDLLETYLAGENNPDEPGWFVQWLVDRERVDAFTFDGAWYDIGTPESYLDAVAWRFDGDSAIHPDASLEGTTIGPNVHVMEGARVTDATLRNCVVFPDATIADCTIERSVIDTETVIRATDIESALVGPEMTLEETVSTR; from the coding sequence ATGGACGCAATTGTACTCGCCGGCGGCTACGCGACACGACTCTGGCCGATCACGAAACACCGACCCAAGATGTTCCTCCCGGTCGGCGACACGACCGTGATCGGCGACGTCCTTGAGGACCTCGAGACAGACGCCCGAATCGACGACGTCTACGTCTCGACGAACGAACGCTTCGCGGACGCGTTCGAAGACCATCTCGAAACCCACGACTACCAGAAACCGCAGCTCTCGATCGAAGACACGACCGACGAGGACGAGAAGTTCGGCGTCATCGGAGCCCTCGCCCAGCTCGTGGACCGCGAGAACCTCTCGGACGACACGATCGTGATCGCGGGCGATAACCTCCTCAGCTTCGACGTCAGCGAGTTCGTCGACTTCTTCCGTCAACGAGAAACACCGACGCTCGCCGCCTACGATGTCGGCGATTACGGCCGCGCGACGTCCTACGGCGTGCTCGAACTCGACGACGACGGCCGCGAGATCGTCGCCTTCGAGGAGAAACCCGACGACCCGCCGAGCACGCTCGTGTCGGTCGCCTGCTACGGGTTCCGCGCAGAGGACCTCGACTTACTCGAGACGTATCTGGCCGGAGAGAACAATCCCGACGAGCCGGGCTGGTTCGTCCAGTGGCTCGTCGACCGGGAGCGCGTTGACGCGTTCACGTTCGACGGCGCCTGGTACGACATCGGGACGCCCGAGAGCTACCTCGACGCCGTCGCCTGGCGGTTCGACGGCGACAGTGCGATCCACCCCGACGCGTCGCTCGAGGGGACGACGATCGGCCCGAACGTACACGTCATGGAGGGCGCCCGAGTCACCGACGCGACCCTCCGGAACTGCGTCGTCTTCCCCGACGCCACGATCGCCGACTGCACGATCGAACGATCGGTAATCGATACGGAGACGGTGATTCGCGCGACGGACATCGAGTCCGCCCTCGTCGGACCGGAGATGACGCTCGAGGAAACCGTTTCCACTCGCTGA
- a CDS encoding flippase, whose protein sequence is MPDAEDIETLLSSATLILIGTVLSSVSGLVERVIIGRVLGPSEYGTVSICLAIVTLAATTSMFGLTQGVPRYMSRFDSISKRRGVWASGMLIATLLSIVVTSSLFVFAEELSVILLDGTEYTTLLRIFLLTIPFLTALKMAVSGIRGEENTIYRTYSHDLLYPLARIGLLGILFLIGVGTVAPSIAYVMGALITAVVALYLLNKLFSLTGAINWRFRELVLFSAPLIVSMVMSILLTRTDTIMIGYFRTATEAGLYSAAYPIAAGLQLVLSSFGFLYLPLASRLDAEDSRDETEAVYELTTKWIYIITFPAFAIFLLFPGQILTFFWGSDYSQAGLSLSILSLGFFSSAAAGRNRETISAFGYTKYVMYSNILAFVVNVCMNFYLIPRYGHTGAAISSAVSFIALNLFVYIILEYKFQVSPISKYSKRTFSALPVVLLPLLMLTKNIIDPTGVIVILSIPFLGVISILVVIIAGGLQPEDGVVLSFVEEKLPIEIPYIRGWLK, encoded by the coding sequence ATGCCCGATGCTGAAGATATCGAAACTCTCCTTTCAAGTGCAACACTCATACTCATCGGCACTGTCTTGAGTTCGGTCTCTGGCTTAGTGGAGAGAGTGATCATCGGACGTGTTCTAGGGCCCTCGGAGTATGGTACAGTAAGTATCTGTCTTGCAATCGTTACATTAGCTGCCACAACCTCAATGTTCGGATTAACCCAGGGGGTTCCACGGTACATGTCTCGATTTGATTCAATATCAAAGAGACGAGGGGTCTGGGCTAGTGGGATGTTAATTGCAACCCTACTATCAATCGTAGTTACCAGTAGTCTCTTCGTCTTTGCGGAAGAGTTGTCGGTTATTCTACTTGATGGTACAGAATATACCACTCTTCTCCGGATATTTTTACTAACTATCCCATTTCTAACTGCTTTAAAAATGGCTGTGAGTGGAATCCGCGGTGAAGAGAACACTATTTATCGGACATATTCACACGATCTCCTGTATCCACTCGCACGTATCGGATTATTAGGGATCCTCTTTCTGATCGGCGTAGGAACAGTTGCACCATCAATCGCTTATGTTATGGGAGCACTGATCACCGCTGTGGTCGCTCTCTATCTGCTGAACAAACTTTTTTCGCTTACAGGAGCCATCAATTGGCGGTTTCGAGAACTCGTACTATTTTCTGCCCCTCTCATTGTCTCAATGGTCATGTCTATTCTACTAACTAGAACCGATACGATTATGATTGGATATTTCCGAACCGCTACTGAAGCGGGACTCTATAGTGCAGCATATCCTATCGCGGCAGGACTCCAACTAGTACTATCTTCGTTTGGATTTCTCTATCTTCCCCTAGCGTCACGCCTCGATGCAGAAGATAGTCGAGACGAGACTGAAGCAGTCTATGAGTTAACTACGAAGTGGATATATATAATTACATTTCCCGCATTTGCAATATTCCTATTGTTCCCAGGCCAAATACTCACTTTCTTCTGGGGTTCAGATTACTCACAAGCTGGGTTGTCGTTATCAATACTTTCATTAGGATTTTTCAGCAGTGCTGCTGCCGGCAGAAACCGAGAAACGATCTCCGCATTCGGTTATACGAAATACGTTATGTATTCTAACATACTTGCGTTTGTTGTTAATGTATGTATGAATTTTTACCTGATACCAAGGTATGGCCACACAGGTGCAGCTATCTCATCAGCCGTTTCATTTATTGCATTAAATCTATTCGTCTATATAATTCTAGAATATAAATTCCAGGTGAGCCCTATATCAAAATACTCAAAGAGGACCTTCTCAGCACTTCCAGTAGTACTTTTGCCCCTCCTTATGTTGACAAAGAATATTATAGACCCAACGGGAGTAATTGTTATATTGTCTATTCCATTCTTAGGTGTTATTTCTATCCTAGTTGTAATTATCGCGGGTGGCCTTCAACCAGAAGATGGGGTAGTTCTTTCTTTCGTTGAAGAAAAATTACCGATTGAGATACCATATATAAGGGGCTGGCTCAAATAG
- a CDS encoding sulfatase-like hydrolase/transferase — MDSIAIVVLDTLRYDSFQEHFGWLKGKKYTNAYSTSHWTIPAHASLYTGKYASEVGVQSTDVFLECEDKTIAEVFSAEGYTTSMMSANPNIYMWPGWTRGFDNTVGPSHLKPGSEELVDWQKFYAENDKEGFLKYINAVKHCIKSDKNTTKSIISGLKTAYGVTENGAENIHERVKQTNYEGEEFLYINLMDAHTPYNPPKRYTDCDVPVDVVVADAFAENVDNEEEIKQAYTDACAYLSDVYQNIFQELKKDFDYIITLSDHGEMLGEFGMWNHSYGLYPELVHVPLVISGDDIEDETENTIVSLLDVHKTACELAGINVESRGQDLLDEPESKSRLFEYRGFLHWHRDQFEREGVNTEVYEPRDTALDGFISSSSDYVYQTHDEGLRVSGSLTTAEANEQLEKLVEDIDRKKMGSEQDLSGVSDEVRQQLEDLGYA; from the coding sequence ATGGATAGTATCGCTATTGTCGTTTTAGACACGCTCCGGTATGACTCATTCCAGGAGCACTTTGGATGGTTAAAGGGCAAAAAATACACAAATGCCTACTCAACATCGCATTGGACTATTCCTGCTCATGCTTCCTTATATACGGGGAAATATGCTAGTGAAGTTGGAGTTCAATCAACAGATGTATTTTTGGAGTGCGAAGATAAAACAATCGCAGAAGTATTTTCAGCAGAAGGATATACTACATCTATGATGTCTGCAAACCCGAATATATACATGTGGCCGGGTTGGACTCGCGGATTTGATAATACAGTAGGTCCTTCACATCTTAAACCAGGGAGTGAAGAACTAGTTGATTGGCAGAAATTTTACGCAGAAAATGATAAAGAGGGCTTCCTAAAATATATAAATGCAGTGAAGCACTGCATCAAATCGGATAAAAACACTACTAAATCAATAATTTCTGGTTTGAAGACTGCTTATGGCGTTACAGAGAATGGTGCAGAGAACATCCATGAAAGGGTCAAACAAACTAATTATGAAGGGGAGGAATTTCTATATATAAATTTAATGGATGCGCATACACCATATAACCCTCCTAAAAGATATACGGATTGTGATGTTCCAGTTGACGTAGTCGTTGCAGATGCTTTCGCCGAAAATGTAGATAATGAGGAAGAAATTAAACAAGCATATACAGATGCATGTGCATACCTGTCTGATGTATATCAAAATATCTTTCAGGAACTTAAGAAAGATTTCGACTACATTATAACACTATCAGATCATGGCGAAATGTTAGGAGAATTTGGGATGTGGAATCATAGTTACGGCCTTTACCCTGAGCTCGTTCACGTCCCATTAGTAATCAGCGGGGATGATATTGAAGACGAAACAGAAAACACTATTGTAAGTCTTCTTGACGTTCATAAAACAGCCTGTGAACTCGCTGGAATCAATGTCGAGTCGCGTGGCCAAGATCTGCTTGATGAGCCTGAATCTAAGAGTCGACTCTTCGAGTATCGCGGATTTCTCCACTGGCATCGAGATCAATTTGAACGGGAGGGAGTCAACACGGAAGTGTATGAACCACGTGATACAGCATTAGATGGATTCATCTCCTCATCATCAGATTACGTCTATCAAACGCATGATGAAGGACTAAGGGTTTCTGGATCACTCACAACGGCAGAAGCAAACGAACAGCTAGAAAAATTGGTTGAGGATATAGATCGAAAGAAAATGGGGTCTGAACAAGATCTAAGTGGTGTTTCGGATGAGGTTCGCCAACAATTAGAAGATCTCGGTTACGCCTAG
- a CDS encoding glycosyltransferase family 2 protein, with protein MNDSSHTNHSSIEFFDRSSNPDISVVIPTVPSSDHTRIIKKLSTQDFDWEYEIIVVNDSTVNACEARNIGLMTANAEIVAFTDDDCSPIDNWLSTIYEKFHKEDLICLEGQVTGSLNYTGSRGYLTSNLAVERSEALSVGGFRSKYSGWREDTEFGWRMERDGDGSCMYSDELIVEHPTRPRAEYNHEKEKLLRKEYPHRYNAVMNKSITNRLFRIVQRTGLFEKYKRIAYNDR; from the coding sequence ATGAATGATTCATCCCACACAAATCATTCCTCTATAGAGTTTTTTGACCGGTCTTCAAATCCCGATATATCTGTTGTGATTCCAACGGTACCATCTAGTGACCACACCAGAATTATTAAAAAACTATCAACTCAGGATTTTGATTGGGAATATGAGATAATAGTGGTGAATGATAGTACTGTTAATGCCTGTGAAGCAAGAAATATCGGCCTCATGACTGCAAATGCTGAAATAGTTGCCTTCACGGATGATGATTGTTCTCCTATAGACAATTGGCTATCCACCATTTATGAGAAATTTCACAAGGAAGATCTAATTTGCCTTGAAGGCCAAGTAACTGGTTCATTAAATTATACTGGATCTAGAGGCTACTTGACATCAAATCTGGCTGTTGAGCGCTCAGAAGCTCTTTCTGTCGGTGGGTTCAGAAGCAAATATTCTGGCTGGCGAGAAGATACAGAATTCGGATGGCGAATGGAACGTGATGGTGATGGTAGTTGTATGTACTCAGATGAGTTGATAGTAGAGCATCCAACACGGCCGCGTGCAGAATACAACCATGAAAAAGAAAAATTATTGCGGAAAGAGTACCCCCATAGATATAATGCGGTGATGAATAAGTCAATTACCAATCGGCTTTTCCGGATTGTTCAAAGAACTGGACTATTTGAAAAATATAAAAGAATTGCATACAATGACCGGTAA
- a CDS encoding glycosyltransferase family 4 protein, translated as MKIVLVSHYFHPHIGGIESVVESHATRLSSRGHDVTVLSSDIGASQMAVNRDGYRIVRYKAWNPAERFGIPYPIPYPSSVSKVANGVLSEDVDVLHVHGMNYLTTSMVLRHAPSLIPVLLHQHTPHVDYPLPIQAVEYLNDRLIGRWNLRQVDHVFCVSTDIERYVTQIDDEASTELMVNGIDTESYQPQEYDKTDVFNCRKDDPVFFTLSRMSQKKGVDTLLEAINKLGQREVDVHVAIAGDGPMKEEVDATSRRHSNLEVMGTLTDDELKRCYAAADVFLFTSKSGEAFPTLTMMEAYASGTPVIASKLSEEAPGVTDDGNSILVEPADADELAEKMINCANNPRRVAIMSQDARKSAEQHFAIGSRIDRLEECYRSISETAERKSSSS; from the coding sequence ATGAAAATCGTACTCGTATCGCATTATTTTCACCCGCATATTGGCGGTATTGAGTCGGTAGTTGAGTCACATGCCACGCGACTTAGTTCTCGAGGCCATGACGTCACGGTACTCAGCAGTGATATTGGAGCCAGTCAGATGGCTGTCAACCGTGACGGTTACCGGATCGTGCGTTACAAGGCGTGGAATCCTGCGGAGCGGTTCGGTATCCCATATCCAATTCCATATCCGTCAAGTGTAAGTAAAGTCGCTAATGGGGTCCTCTCAGAAGACGTTGATGTGCTCCACGTACATGGGATGAATTATTTGACAACGTCCATGGTACTTCGACACGCTCCCTCGTTGATTCCGGTATTGCTGCATCAACATACCCCACACGTCGATTATCCGCTTCCGATACAAGCAGTTGAATATCTTAATGACCGGCTCATTGGTAGGTGGAATCTTCGTCAAGTTGACCACGTCTTCTGTGTCAGTACGGACATTGAACGATATGTTACTCAGATTGACGACGAGGCGAGTACAGAGCTCATGGTCAATGGAATAGATACGGAGTCATATCAACCACAAGAATATGACAAAACTGATGTTTTCAACTGTAGGAAGGATGATCCCGTATTCTTCACCTTGTCTCGTATGTCCCAAAAGAAGGGTGTTGATACGTTACTAGAAGCGATAAATAAACTCGGCCAGAGAGAGGTTGATGTGCACGTTGCTATAGCGGGTGATGGGCCAATGAAGGAGGAAGTCGATGCCACCAGCCGGAGACATTCAAATCTGGAAGTGATGGGCACACTTACTGATGACGAACTCAAGCGATGCTACGCCGCTGCGGATGTATTTCTATTCACCTCGAAGAGTGGAGAGGCATTTCCGACGCTGACAATGATGGAGGCATATGCATCCGGAACCCCAGTGATCGCCTCTAAACTCTCTGAGGAGGCCCCTGGAGTGACTGACGATGGAAACTCTATACTTGTAGAGCCAGCCGACGCCGATGAGTTAGCCGAGAAGATGATCAACTGTGCAAATAACCCGAGGAGAGTCGCAATAATGAGCCAGGATGCCCGCAAGAGTGCAGAACAGCATTTCGCGATCGGATCACGAATTGATCGACTAGAAGAGTGCTATCGGTCAATTTCCGAAACAGCTGAGAGAAAGAGTTCTTCAAGTTGA